GAGCGCGCTTCGATAATAGCGCCCACGATCAACACATCCACCAGACGTCCGGGATCTTCGGTGCGAACTGCCTGTCTCAAACCGGCAGCGTAGCGGGCCGGCGTCAGGTGACAATACTCCACGCCCCGCTTTTTCATGATCGCCAGCACCTGCTCGAAATGCCTCAGCTCCTCACGGGCCAGCCGGGACATCTTGTTCAACAGGTCGGTGTTGTCGACATAACGGTACATCAGACTCAGAGCTGTGGAGGCGGCCTTTTTCTCGCAGTGGGCGTGATCAATCAGCATCAGATCCTGATTCGCCAGGGCGTTGTCGATCCATTGTTGCGGGGTCCGGCACGGCAGGAAGTTGTGAATCTCTTGCAGGGCGTCGTTCATGGCTAAGCACATTGGTTAATTGGCGGCGGGCGAGTATAGCGCACTTAACAGATTCCTCCGACCTCTGTCCAACTTAACTTTATAAGGGGTTTCCTATAGAATGCAGCGCCAGATTGAGGAGTCTCTGAATAAACCCTGAAACCCCATCGGTGATTTGAGGCATTATTCAGAGGCTCCTGCGGCCTTTCCGCCAAAAACCGCCCGCCAAGGCATGAAGCCAACGGCGCGGGACATTCCAACTGATGAGGGTCCATATCGTGTTAGAAGCCTATCGTGAACACGTTGCTGAACGTGAAGCCCTGGGTATTCCTCCCAAGCCCCTGAACGCCGAGCAAACCGCTGCTCTGGTCGATCTGCTGAAAAACCCGCCGGCCGGCGAGGAAGATACCCTGGTGTATCTCCTGGAAAACCGTGTGCCGCCAGGTGTGGATGAAGCCGCCTACGTGAAGGCCGCTTTCCTGACCGCCATTGTGAAAGGCGAAGCGTCTTCTCCGCTGCTGGACAAGCAGACAGCGGTCAAGCTGCTGGGCATGATGCAGGGTGGCTATAACATCGCGACTCTGGTCGACCTTCTGGATGACTCCGAACTGGCCGAACTGGCCGGTGAACAGCTCAAGCGTACCCTGCTGATGTTCGACGCCTTCAACGACGTGAAGGAAAAGATGGACGCAGGCAACCCCGTTGCCAAGGCAGTCATTGAATCCTGGGCCAACGGCGAGTGGTTCACCAACAAGAAGAAGGTACCCGAGAGCACCAAGATGGTGGTGTTCAAGGTTACTGGCGAAACCAACACCGACGATCTGTCACCGGCTCCGGATGCCTGGTCCCGCCCGGACATCCCTCTGCACGCCCGCGCTGCCTACAAAATGGAGCGCGACGGCCTGAAGCCGGAAGAGCCCGGCGTTACCGGCCCCATGAGCCAGATCGACGAAATCAAGTCCAAGGGCCTGCCCGTTGCCTTTGTTGGTGATGTTGTCGGTACCGGTTCTTCCCGTAAGTCCGCCACCAACTCTGTTCTGTGGTTCTTCGGTGAAGACATCCCGGGCGTGCCCAACAAGCGTGCCGGTGGTGTCTGTATCGGTAACAAGGTTGCTCCGATCTTCTTCAACACCATGGAAGACGCCGGCGCCCTGGTTTTCGAGGCTCCCGTTGACAACATGAACATGGGCGACGTGATCGAGATCCGTCCGTACGAAGGCAAGATCCTGAACGAAGCCGGTGAAACCATCTCCGAGTTCAAGTTCAAGTCTGATGTGATCCTGGACGAAGTTCAGGCCGGCGGCCGTATCCCCCTGATCATTGGCCGTGGCCTGACTGCCAAGGCTCGTACAGCACTGGGCATGGGCGCGACCGACCTGTTCCGCCTGCCGAAAGATCCCGAAGCCGGCACCAAGGGCTTCACCCTGGCCCAGAAGATGGTCGGTAAGGCCTGTGGCCTGGAAGAAGGCAAAGGCGTTCGTCCGAACACCTACTGCGAGCCGCACATGACCACCGTAGGTTCCCAGGACACCACCGGCCCGATGACCCGGGACGAGCTGAAAGATCTGGCATGTCTGGGCTTCCAGGCTGATCTGGTTATGCAGTCCTTCTGTCACACCGCTGCCTACCCGAAGCCGGTTGACGTGGAAATGCAGCACACCATGCCGGACTTCATCCGCACCCGTGGCGGTGTTTCCCTGCGCCCGGGCGACGGCATCATCCACTCCTGGCTGAACCGCATGCTGCTGCCGGACACCGTCGGCACCGGTGGTGACTCCCACACCCGTTTCCCGATGGGCATCTCCTTCCCGGCCGGTTCCGGCCTGGTTGCGTTTGCCGCTGCCACCGGCGTAATGCCGCTGGATATGCCGGAGTCTGTTCTGGTTCGCTTCAAGGGCGAAATGCAGCCCGGCATCACCCTGCGCGACCTGGTACACGCCATTCCGCTGTACGGCATCAAGCAGGGCATGCTGACCGTTGAGAAGAAAGGCAAGATCAACGAGTTCTCCGGTCGCATCCTGGAAATCGAAGGCCTTGAGCACCTGACCGTTGAGCAGGCGTTCGAACTGTCTGATGCCTCTGCCGAGCGCTCCGCAGCCGGTTGTACCATCAACCTGTCTGAAGACTCCGTAGCCGAGTACCTGCGCTCCAACATCACCATGCTGCGCTGGATGATTGCCGAAGGTTACGGCGACCCGCGTACCCTGGAGCGTCGCGCCCAGCAGATGGAAGAGTGGCTGGCTGATCCGAAGCTGATGCGTGCCGACAAAGATGCCGAGTACGCCCACGTTATCGAGATCGACCTGGCTGACATCAAAGAGCCGATCGTATGCTGCCCGAACGACCCGGACGACGCCAAGTTCCTGTCCGAAGTGGCAGGCGACAAGGTGGACGAAGTCTTCATCGGTTCCTGCATGACCAACATCGGTCACTTCCGTGCCGCTGGTAAGCTACTTGAACAGCACAAGGGTCCGCTGAGCACCCGCCTGTGGATGTCTCCGCCGACCAAGATGGATCAGGCCCAGCTGATGGAAGAAGGCTACTTCAACACCTACGGCACTGCCGGTGTTCGCACCGAAATGCCGGGCTGCTCCCTGTGCATGGGTAACCAGGCGCGTGTAGCACCGAAGTCGACGGTTCTGTCCACGTCCACCCGTAACTTCCCGAACCGCCTCGGTGATGGTGCCAACGTGTACCTGACCTCTGCGGAACTGGCAGCTGTGGGTGCGGTTCTGGGCAAACTCCCCTCCCCTGCGGAGTACATGGAGTACGCCAAGGACCTGAACAGCATGTCGAAAGAGATCTACAAGTATCTCAACTTCGACCAGATGGAGAACTACACCAAGAAGGCTGCCGAGGCGAACGTTGCCTAAGCGCTGACCTTCAGGTCTAGCTCCACAAAAACGCCAGCCCTCGGGCTGGCGTTTTTTATGCCTGCTTACATACCCGGGACGCCCACATACTCAGTCGATAATAAGCCTCACCAGAATCGCAGCCACCATAACGAGGGTAATCCCCTTGATCCAACGTGCGCCGCGTTTGCTCATATTGACCCGGGTAGCGATAAACGCACCGGTAACGTTGCCCAGTGCCAGGGTCAGGCCCACGCCCCAGCGCACCTGATCGTTAAGGGCGAACACTACCAGTGCTGCAAAAGTAAATGGCAGCACGATCGAGACCTTGAGAACGTTCACCTGGCGCAGGTCGATCTTGAGCATGTGGTAAAGCACCACAAGGAAAAGCACTCCGACACCAACCTGAATGAATCCGCCGTACATGCCAACCACGAACATCGCCAGGTAGACAGCCGGACCCAGGCGCTCAGGCGTCAACGGACGGGTATTGAGAACGGGCTGCGGCAACAGCATGAAGACAGAGGCGCAAATCATGGCCGCCACGAGCACCCATTCGAACACCGTATCGGAAACCCAGGTAGCGACCCAGGCACCCACAAGAGAGCCCAGAACCGCTGGAATCGCCAGGTGCAGGCTGACAACAAGGTTGCCATGCCCCATGCGGTAGAAGCTGCCTACCGCAGTGACACTCTGCAAGGTTATCGCCACCCGGTTCGTGCCGTTGGCCACCTGGGGCGGCAAACCGAGAAACATCAACAGGGGCAGGGTCAGCATGGAACCGCCGGCTGAGAGAACATTAATAAACCCGGCAATGCCGCCGATCGTCAGCAAAGCCCCGATTTCCAGAACAGTCACTCAGCGCGCTCCATCCAAGCTTGGGGGATACGACAGTACCCCCCCTCGATCAGGAATCATTATGACTAAAAAAAGGACTCCCGAAGGAGCCCTTTTCACTTCTGACAACGCTTTTCCCGCGTTTTTTTACCGTCCGATGTGCTGGTACTCACCGGCATCGGCGGTTACCGAGCTCACTACCAGGATTGCGATGAATGCCGCAATGAAGCCCGGAATAATTTCATAGACACCCGGGCCACCCATGAACGAGCCGTTCCAGCCCAGGGAGATCCAGATAATGACCGTGGCTGCACCGACAACCATACCCGCAATCGCGCCTGCACCATTGGTGCGCGGCCACATCAGTGACAGGATGATCAGCGGGCCAAATGCAGCACCAAAGCCTGCCCATGCGTTGGCAACCAGCGCAAGAACCTGAGAGTCCGGATTGGAGGCGATAAAGGCTGCGACCAGACCGACGAGGACAACGCACACCCTGCCAATATTCACGCATTCCTTATCAGTTGCTTCCTTACGCAGGAACAGACGATAGAAGTCTTCTGTCAGCGAGGAGGAAGACACCAGCAGCTGACTGGAAATTGTACTCATAACCGCCGCCAACAAGGCTGCATACAGGAAGCCAGTAATCAGGGGATGGAACAGCATATCGGACAGAATGATAAAGATGGTCTCAGGATCCTGGATGTCCATACCATTGCGAATGGCGTAGGCGCGACCAAAGACACCCAGTGAGATCGCACCGATCAGGGAGATCAGCATCCAGCTCATGCCGATGTTCCGGGCAATCGGTACATCCTTCAGGGTACGGATGGCCATAAAACGCACGATGATATGGGGCTGACCAAAGTAACCCAAACCCCAGGTAACCGCAGACAGCCAACCTATGAAGGTCAGGCCTTCCGTCCAGGACAGAAGCGTCGGATCGACTTCATTCAAAGTTTGTGACGCCTGAGCAAAACCACCGCCGCCTTCGCCAAACAGCACAACGGCCGGCATGATCACCAGCGCCAGCATCATGATGCAGCCCTGCACAAAGTCCGTCATGCTCACGGCCAGGAAACCACCTACCACGGTATAGGCCAGAACCACGCCCAGGGTAATGACGATACCAACTGCGTAATCACTCAAGCCACCGAAGTTGAAAATCCCGGAGAACGCGCTTTCGAACAGCTTGCCACCGGCAACCAGACCTGACGCCGTGTACACTGCGAAAAAGATAACAATGACGATCGCAGATACTGTTCTGAGGGAAAGTGCCTGCGTCGGGAAGCGATTCGCCAGGAACGAGGGAATGGTAATGGCATTTCCGTAGTGAACGGTCTGCTCACGAAGCCGTGGCGCAACCAGCGTCCAGTTAAAGAATGCCCCCACGAGCAGGCCAATACCGATCCAGGCCGATCCGAGACCGGAAGCAAACAGCGCCCCTGGCAGACCCAGAAGCAACCAGCCACTCATATCAGAAGCGCCAGCTGAAAGCGCAGCCACCTTCGGACTGAGGGCTCGACCGCCCAACATATAGTCCTCGGATGAAGAAGTAGCTCTGCGCATGGCATAAACGCCAATGGCGATCATGAGCGCAAAGTAAGCAAATAGACTGATCCAAACACCAATAGCCATAAGGGCTCCTCCGGTTTAATGAGTCGGAATAGATCCGCTCGCAAAGCACATGGCTGACCTTCTGCCAACTCGCTGCACTATTCTTCTTTTGTTCCCGAATTCCATCTCAATTGAAGCAGGGATTTTTCCTTGTGGTAATTCCCTGAACCTGAGTGCGCAAAGGGCATTTGCGACTCTCACCCCGCACCGGGCTTCAGTCGCTATAAGTTAGTATTAGTGCGGATTTCAGGCTTACGAAATCCTACGATTCTTTTGCACAATCCTACGGGACTAATGAACTGAGGGGCCAAATCAGGCCACACGCTCGCCAACCTGTAATCGTGACGGCGTGGTCCCCTTGTATTTCCGCAAGGCATTTGTCAGCGCGCTTTGCGACGAGAAACCGGTTCGATAACTGATTTCAGACACGGTAAGGGTCGTTGTTGCAAGAAGGTGCGCCGCCTGATCCAGGCGCGTCTGTAACAGAAACTGGTGCGGCGTTATGCCTGCCAGGTCCCTGAACACCTCATGGAACCGGCTGACACTGAGGCAAACCTCTCCAGCCATGTCTTCAACGGTGATCTTCTTATGGAGATTTCTGAGGATGAAGCGGCGGATTGCATCAGGGCTAATCGCATTCCGGTTTGACGTGAAGGACTGGCCATCCGTGATCCGGTCAGCCATGCAGTAAAGAATGCTGGAAGCCAGGTGCTGCTGGAGCGTTACATGATTGGGCGCGCGATCAAACTCGCCGGCGGCGAACTGGACAAGACCGTGCAGGCGACTATCCATTTGCAAGGTTCGCGGCTTTTCAAAGACCCGCATCATGCGCTCATAGTCGGCGTGAGCCGGAGAATTAACGGCGGGTGCAAGCGGATCCAGATTGATGACCAGAACATGGTTCTTGTCATTACCACGATAATCGTGTCGGGCCTCCGTAGGCACCAGATAAGCCCGCCAGGTGTCCAGGTAGGCCCCTGCTCCATCAACGCTCAACTCGGCTTCTCCACGCACCCCGATGACAATCTGGTGGTGCTCATGCCAGTGCTGATGCGCGGCCGTGGGAAGCTTCAGAAGTTTCGCGTTAACCATTAAAACTGCCAGCGTTTAACTGAGAATGTTCCTCAATTAAAGCAGAACATTACAGAAAGTGCACGAATGGAACAAAAACGGCGGCAAAACCAGAGCATTTGTCGGACTTGAAACTATTGACCATTGACCCACCGGTTCAAAAGGCCCGACACCTGATCAGACACCTCTGAGAGCGGACGAGCGGCATCAATCACGTGATACCTGGCGGGCTGTGCCGTCGCCCTGGCAAGATAGGCATCCCTGATTCGCTGGAAAAAATCCAGATCTTCCTGTTCAAAGCGATCCAGTTCACCCCGCTTGCGAGCTCGGGCCATGCCTGTGTCCACGGGGGCATCCAGAACGATAACGTGGTCCGGACGAATGTCACCCTGAACAAGGGTTTCAAGCAAGGCGATTCGTTCTTCGGGAACGCCCCGACCACCACCCTGATAGGCAAAGGTCGCATCGGTAAAACGGTCGCACAGGACCCACTGGCCTCGCTCCAACGCTGGAAGGATCCGCGTGTGGAGATGCTGCGCTCTGGCCGCGAACATCAGCAGCAGCTCGGTAATTTCATTCACCGGCTCGTCCCGGGGTGCCAGTAGGAGCTCGCGGATGGCCTCAGCCATGGGCGTGCCTCCTGGCTCACGGGTAACAATATAATCAACACCCATCTGATCCAGTGTGCTGGCGGCGTTGGTCAACTGGGTCGACTTGCCAACGCCCTCGGTGCCCTCAAATGTTATGAACTGTCCCCGCGCCGTCATCCGGCATCCTCATCAGAATCGGCATCCTGTGGTGCCGGCGAGGAACGGTAATCCTCACGTCGGTTTAGCTGAAACTCTCGCACCGCCTTCTGGTGCTCCGAGAGTGTGCGAGAGAACTTGTGGGTGCCATCACCCCGGGCGACGAAGTAAAGTGCATCGCCTTTGTCCGGGTGTAGCGCTGCGTGAATGGATTCACGCCCCGGGAGGGCTATGGGCGTGGGAGGTAATCCATTGATTCGGTATGTGTTGTAAGGCGTATAGGTACGCAGATCCTTACGACCAATCCTGCCCTGATAGCTGTCACCCATGCCGTAAATGACCGTGGGATCGGTTTGCAGCCGCATCCCCTTCTGAAGACGACGAACAAATACGCCCGCAACCTGATCCCGCTCATGGGGCGCTCCGGTTTCGCGCTCCACGATCGAGGCCATGATCAAAGCTTCATAGGGAGTGTCGTAAGGGAGCCCTTCTTCCCGCGCTGCCCACTCTTCGGCCAATACGGTTTCCATCCGGTTGAAGGCCCGCTTCAGAAGATCAAGATCCGATTCGCTACTGGTGAAAGCGTAGGTATCGGGAAAGAACCGACCCTCGGGATGCTCGCCTTCGGCGCCAACAGCCGCCATGATCTGCTCAGTGGTCCACTGGCCGGTCACTTTCTCCAGCCGCTCGGCCCGGGCCAGTGCTGCTCGCATATCCTTGAATGTCCAACCCTCGATAAACTGCACATACCAGTGTTTGGTATCGCCGGACACCATGGCACCGATCATGTCCCTGGGGCTCATGCCGTCGACAAATTCGTACTCGCCAGCCTTGATCCTGGTTTGTCCAGGCTCAAGCCGACCATAGAGCCTGAGCCACAACCGGTCTGAAACCAGTCCTTTAGACTCAAGTCGGCCAACTACTTCAATAAAAGAACTGCCCTGGGGAACGTTAAAAAGCAGCGGCTCTTCGAGCATCACCGGCTTGTTCAGGCCTTGCAGACCCTGCCACACCCAGAGACCAGTTCCTGCCGAGGCAAGGACGGCGACACAAACGCACGCAAGCAATAACTTCTTGAGCAAACGATTTATTCCAGTTTTTCGAGAGGATTGAAGATTGTCGCAAGTCCGCCATCGACAGGCAAATCATGACCGGCGATAGTGCGAACCGGAACAATACCCAGCACGCTGTTGAGCAGAAACAGTCCCTGGCAATCTGGACCAAGCACATCGTTTACCGTGACTGGACGCTCTGTCACCGTATCCCCTCTTTGCCTGAGTCGCTCCAGAAGCCACTGTCTGAGCACACCGGCAACCGCCAGGCTTGATGCCGGCGGTGTCAGCCAGCAATCGCCCCGGCGAAGCAGAAGATTGGTGCGGGTGCCTTCGACCAGATTGCCGTCGCGGTCCGCCATCATCACCTCGAATAGAGAAGGCCCGAGATCAGAGGCCGCCAGGACCTGTTCTATCCGGTTCAGAGACTTGATCCCCGCCAGCAATGGATTAACGGTCAGCGGCACTTTGGAGACATCAACCGCAACACCGGCTGGATCAGGCACAGGTGGCAAAGGTGAGGCAGAAACCATCAGGTTAGGCTCCATGCCAGGGTCCGGGCGATACCCTCGCCCGCCACTGCCGCGGGTCAGCGTCAGTTTCAGAACCCAGTCCTCCGAATTGAAACGATCAGCGAAACGTTGCGCCGCCTCGACGCAAACGTTGGCGAGTTCCTTCCGGGAAACCTCGATTCCAAGGCGCGCGGCGTCACGAACCATTCGCTCCAGGTGGCGGGATAAAAGTACACCCCTGTGCCCGGACATCCGGATGGTTTCGAACAGCCCGTCACCATAGGCCAGACCACGATCACCGGCAGGCAGGCCGCCCTCATCTGCCCAGTAAAGACGAAACACGACGAGTGTCAGCCTTCGTAGCGGCGGAAAATCAGGGTTCCGTTGGTACCACCGAATCCGAACGAGTTGGATAGCGCCACTCGAACATCGGCCTGACGACTCTTGTGGGCCACAAGATCCAGATCGCATCCTTCATCAGGATTATCCAGATTGATGGTGGGCGGCAGCACGCCATCGCGTATGGCCAGTACCGAGAAGATCGCCTCAACAGCACCGGCTGCGCCAAGAAGGTGCCCGGTCATTGATTTGGTACTGCTCATGGCCAGCTTTTCAGCATGTGCGCCGAATACTCTCCGAACAGCTGCCACTTCGGCGACGTCTCCGACCTGGGTGGAGGTGCCGTGGGCGTTGATATAGTCAATCTCGTCGGCGTCGAGGCCAGCGTCACGCACAGCATTGGCCATGGAACGGGCCGCGCCCTCGCCATCCTCCGGCGGCGCGGTGATGTGGTGGGCATCATCGCTCATGCCAAAGCCGACCACCTCGCCGTAGATCGTGGCGCTCCGCTGTTTCGCGTGCTCAAGTTCCTCAAGAACCACCACGCCGGCACCGTCACTGAGTACGAAGCCGTCCCGATCTTTATCCCACGGTCGACTGGCCTTTTCCGGTTCATCGTTTCGCGTGGACAGGGCCCGCGCTGCGGAGAAGGCAGCCATGCCGGTTCGCGTGGTCGCCATTTCAGACCCACCAGCCAGCATGACTTCGGCGTCACCGTAAGCAATCGTACGGGCAGCGTAGCCAATGTTGTGGGTGCCGGTGGTGCAGGCGGTGACAATCGCAATGTTCGGACCGCGATAGCCAAAGCGGATGGCAGCATTACCGGAGATCATGTTGATAACAGAGGCCGGCACGAAAAACGGGGAAACCTTTCGAGGACCGGACTTGTCCATGGTAAGAACGCTTTTCTCGATGTACTCGAGGCCACCGATGCCAGAGCCAATGGCAATACCGACGCGCTCGCGGTCAAGCCTGTCAAAGGATTCGAGGCCACTGTCGTCCACCGCTTGCTGGGCGGCAATCAGGCCGTAATGGATAAAGGCGTCGAGTTTCCGTGCATCCTTGGGGGACAGGTAGGGCTCCATATCCAGATCCCGGATGGCCCCTCCAATCCGTGTGTTGTACGCCGATGCGTCGAAGCGGTCGATCATTCCAATCCCGCTACGTCCGGCCTGGATGGCTTGCCAGGACGACTCCACGCTATTGCCGACCGGAGACAGCATGCCCATGCCTGTGATGACAACTCGCCGTTTAGTCATAACCTGTTACACCTGATCTTGTCCGAATGAATCTGAACGCAGATTGAACCTGATTTTCAGCCAATAAAAAAGCCGTCCCTCGCTGTTTCACAAGGACGGCTTTTTGCCTGGCTTTCTTAAATGCAGAGTATCAGGTGTGCGCGACGATGTAGTCGATCGCGTCCTGAACACTTGTCAGCTTCTCGGCTTCCTCGTCAGGGATCTCGGTTTCGAATTCCTCTTCCAGTGCCATAACCAGCTCAACGGTGTCCAGTGAGTCAGCGCCAAGATCCTCTACAAAAGAAGATGAGTTCTGAACTTCGGACTCTTTAACGCCCAACTGTTCACAAACGATCTTCTTCACGCGCTCTTCAACTGTACTCATAATGTCCTCACTTTGTGTGTCAACCAAGCAACTCAAGTGCTGCCAGTTTAGTTTAAACCCTACCTGCAAACAAGCAGGGATTCTGATAAACATGTTGTGCGACAAGGAGTTGCGCACAGACCCCCCACAGGGGGTTTATCCCATGTACATTCCGCCGTTTACGTTGATGGTTTCACCCGTCACGTAACCGGCTGCATCGGATGCCAGGAAGGCGACCACGGCGGCCACTTCTTCCGGCTCACCCAGACGACCCGCGGGTATGATTTCCAGCATAGCCTCGCGCTGCTTGTCGTCCAGTTTTTTTGTCATATCAGTGTCAATAAATCCCGGCGCCACACAATTCGCGGTGATACCCCGGTTCGACATTTCTTTGGCCAGACTCCGGGTGAACCCTTCAACGCCGGCCTTGGCGGCGCAATAATTGCCCTGCCCCGGATTGCCCATGCCGGCAACGACGGAACTGATGTTAATGATCCGACCCCATTTCGCCTTGGCCATGCCGCGCAGAACAGCCTTGCTGGTGCGATAGACGCTGGACAGATTGGTTTCCAGAACGGACGCCCAGTCCTCGTCTTTCAAACGCATCAGCAGGTTGTCGCGGGTAATACCGGCATTGTTGACCAGAATCAGAGGCGCACCTGACTTCTCCGTCAGCGCCTTGAGGCCTGATTCAATGCTGGCTGGATCTGCAACGTTCATGACCATGCCGTAGCCTTTGAAACCGGCCGACTGGAGGTCTTTGGTGATGGACTCGGCACCGGCCTCGCTGGTCGCGGTGCCAACGACTTCAGCGCCCTGCTCGGCCAGCGCACGGGCAATCGCCTGGCCAATGCCGCGGGTCGCACCGGTTACCAGTGCAGTTTTACCTTCCAGAGACATGAATAACTCCCTTTCGTTTCAGGACTGACCGAAGGCGTCCAGCGCCTTCGCCAGCGAGTCCGGATCTTCGATACCGTGAACGGCCAAAGTCCGGTCGATGCGTTTGGCAAGCCCCGCCAAGACTTTGCCGGTGCCGCATTCAACGGCGACCTCAACACCGTTGGCAACAAGAGTACGCACGGAATCCGTCCACAGTACCGGTGAATAAAGCTGCTTGAGCAGATTTGACTTCAGTGTAGCGGATTCGGTCTCGGCGGCAGCGTTAACATTTTGTATGACCGGGATGACAGCATCATTAAAGCGCACACCTTCCAGGGCTTTGGCCAACTCTTCAGCAGCGCCTTTCATCAGGGCGCAGTGGGAAGGCACGCTAACCGGCAATGGCATGGCCTTGCGGGCGCCTTTTTCCTTGCAGGCCTCAATAGCGCGATCAACCGCGGCTGCCGAGCCAGCAATGACGACCTGGCCGGGAGCATTGAAGTTAACCGCAGAAACCACATCACCCTGTGCCGCTGCTTCACAGGCGGCAACGACGTCGTCGTCATCAAGACCGAGGATGGCAGCCATTTTGCCTTGCCCTGCCGGTACGGCGTCTTGCATGAGCTCACCACGCAGGCGAACCAGCTTTACCGCCTCAACAAAGTCGAGGCTTTCGGCGGCAACCAGGGCGCTGTACTCCCCCAGACTGTGACCAGCAAGGAAGTCCGGCGCAACACCTCCCGCAACAAACCACTGCCGCCAAAGGGCGACACTGGCCGTCAGCAGTGCAGGCTGGGTAACCATGGTTTTATTGAGTTCCTCGGCCGGGCCATTCTGGCAGAGCGCCCAGAGGTCGTAACCAAGCACGTTGGAGGCTTCAGCGAAGGTTCTGTCGATAATGGGCCAGGCTTCAGCGGCAGCTGAAAGCATACCCACCGATTGCGACCCTTGTCCTGGAAAAATAAAGGCTGATTTCATAAGCGGAATCTTATCGTCATTGGGTGGTTACGTGAGATTAGCCAATAGTACAAGTTAGGCCAATTATCCGCGAACGCGTGGTCAAACGGGGACAGACTTTAGTCTCAGGCACTCAAAGCATGAGATCGTCGAGACGCTCATTGATACGGCGGGGCACTTCCAGCTCAACTTCCCTGACAGCCTGACGAATGGCCGACAGCATGGCGCGCTCATTGGCGTTACCATGGCTTTTGATCACCACACCCTGAAGGCCGAGCAGGCTGGCACCGTTGTGGCGGGAAGGATCCATCAATTGCAGAAGCCGACCAACAATCGGCCGGGCCAGCAGGCCGACCAGCCTGCCGTAGAGGTTCCGGGTGAATGCCTGCTCCATCAATTCGATCAGCAGACCTGCAACGCCTTCCCCGGTCTTCAGAGCGATGTTGCCAACGAAGCCGTCGCAGACAACTACATCGGCCACATCGCGAAACAGATCACTGCCTTCCACATAACCAATGTAGTTAATGCTGTCGCACTGGGCCAGCATATGAGAGGCCAGACGG
This genomic stretch from Marinobacter salsuginis harbors:
- the fabF gene encoding beta-ketoacyl-ACP synthase II — protein: MTKRRVVITGMGMLSPVGNSVESSWQAIQAGRSGIGMIDRFDASAYNTRIGGAIRDLDMEPYLSPKDARKLDAFIHYGLIAAQQAVDDSGLESFDRLDRERVGIAIGSGIGGLEYIEKSVLTMDKSGPRKVSPFFVPASVINMISGNAAIRFGYRGPNIAIVTACTTGTHNIGYAARTIAYGDAEVMLAGGSEMATTRTGMAAFSAARALSTRNDEPEKASRPWDKDRDGFVLSDGAGVVVLEELEHAKQRSATIYGEVVGFGMSDDAHHITAPPEDGEGAARSMANAVRDAGLDADEIDYINAHGTSTQVGDVAEVAAVRRVFGAHAEKLAMSSTKSMTGHLLGAAGAVEAIFSVLAIRDGVLPPTINLDNPDEGCDLDLVAHKSRQADVRVALSNSFGFGGTNGTLIFRRYEG
- the mltG gene encoding endolytic transglycosylase MltG; amino-acid sequence: MLKKLLLACVCVAVLASAGTGLWVWQGLQGLNKPVMLEEPLLFNVPQGSSFIEVVGRLESKGLVSDRLWLRLYGRLEPGQTRIKAGEYEFVDGMSPRDMIGAMVSGDTKHWYVQFIEGWTFKDMRAALARAERLEKVTGQWTTEQIMAAVGAEGEHPEGRFFPDTYAFTSSESDLDLLKRAFNRMETVLAEEWAAREEGLPYDTPYEALIMASIVERETGAPHERDQVAGVFVRRLQKGMRLQTDPTVIYGMGDSYQGRIGRKDLRTYTPYNTYRINGLPPTPIALPGRESIHAALHPDKGDALYFVARGDGTHKFSRTLSEHQKAVREFQLNRREDYRSSPAPQDADSDEDAG
- the acpP gene encoding acyl carrier protein, which codes for MSTVEERVKKIVCEQLGVKESEVQNSSSFVEDLGADSLDTVELVMALEEEFETEIPDEEAEKLTSVQDAIDYIVAHT
- the fabG gene encoding 3-oxoacyl-ACP reductase FabG; protein product: MSLEGKTALVTGATRGIGQAIARALAEQGAEVVGTATSEAGAESITKDLQSAGFKGYGMVMNVADPASIESGLKALTEKSGAPLILVNNAGITRDNLLMRLKDEDWASVLETNLSSVYRTSKAVLRGMAKAKWGRIINISSVVAGMGNPGQGNYCAAKAGVEGFTRSLAKEMSNRGITANCVAPGFIDTDMTKKLDDKQREAMLEIIPAGRLGEPEEVAAVVAFLASDAAGYVTGETINVNGGMYMG
- the fabD gene encoding ACP S-malonyltransferase; protein product: MKSAFIFPGQGSQSVGMLSAAAEAWPIIDRTFAEASNVLGYDLWALCQNGPAEELNKTMVTQPALLTASVALWRQWFVAGGVAPDFLAGHSLGEYSALVAAESLDFVEAVKLVRLRGELMQDAVPAGQGKMAAILGLDDDDVVAACEAAAQGDVVSAVNFNAPGQVVIAGSAAAVDRAIEACKEKGARKAMPLPVSVPSHCALMKGAAEELAKALEGVRFNDAVIPVIQNVNAAAETESATLKSNLLKQLYSPVLWTDSVRTLVANGVEVAVECGTGKVLAGLAKRIDRTLAVHGIEDPDSLAKALDAFGQS
- the pabC gene encoding aminodeoxychorismate lyase — protein: MFRLYWADEGGLPAGDRGLAYGDGLFETIRMSGHRGVLLSRHLERMVRDAARLGIEVSRKELANVCVEAAQRFADRFNSEDWVLKLTLTRGSGGRGYRPDPGMEPNLMVSASPLPPVPDPAGVAVDVSKVPLTVNPLLAGIKSLNRIEQVLAASDLGPSLFEVMMADRDGNLVEGTRTNLLLRRGDCWLTPPASSLAVAGVLRQWLLERLRQRGDTVTERPVTVNDVLGPDCQGLFLLNSVLGIVPVRTIAGHDLPVDGGLATIFNPLEKLE